Below is a genomic region from Cyanobacteriota bacterium.
GTTGTTGACTATTCTGCGATCGCCGTCTGCTCTCTAGGGAGGCCTATGGATTTACAGAGCCGTTTCCGGGGCTGCTTGTTGGGACTAGCTGTTGGAGATGCCGTGGGGACAACTGTTGAGTTTCAGACACGTGGTTCCTTTCAACCCCTAACCGATATGGTCGGGGGTGGGCCTTTTAAGCTTCAACCTGGACAATGGACTGATGACACCTCCATGGCGCTGTGTTTAGCCACCAGTTTGTTAGAGCAAGGTGAGTTTGATGCGGCTGACCAGATGAACCGCTATTTAGACTGGTATGAGCATGGCTATTTCAGTAGTACTGGGCAATGTTTTGACATCGGCAACACGGTTCGCCAGGCGCTGCTGCAATACAAATCATCTGGAAACCCCTTCAGTGGGTCAACTCACCCCTACTCAGCAGGTAATGGTTGCATTATGCGCTTAGCACCAATTCCCATGCGTTATTTTCCTAATCGCTATCAGGCTATCCATTTTGCAGGTGAAAGTTCTCGCACCACTCACGGAGCCGCTGAGTGCATTGATGCCTGTCGATTATTGGCTGACA
It encodes:
- a CDS encoding ADP-ribosylglycohydrolase family protein produces the protein MDLQSRFRGCLLGLAVGDAVGTTVEFQTRGSFQPLTDMVGGGPFKLQPGQWTDDTSMALCLATSLLEQGEFDAADQMNRYLDWYEHGYFSSTGQCFDIGNTVRQALLQYKSSGNPFSGSTHPYSAGNGCIMRLAPIPMRYFPNRYQAIHFAGESSRTTHGAAECIDACRLLAD